In the Flavobacterium sp. 90 genome, TCCCAAATAAAATCGTTAAACCGCACAAAAAAACCCTCCATGAGGAGGGTTTTGATTATATTATAAGTTTAGAGAACTTTCTTACTTAGTTCACTGCACCTTCTAATTCAGCTCCAGCTTTGAATTTCACTACATTTTTAGCAGCGATTTGGATAGTTTTACCAGTTTGTGGGTTTCTACCGTCTCTAGCAGCTCTAGCAGATACTGACCAAGATCCAAAACCTACTAATGAAACTCTACCACCTTTTTTCAA is a window encoding:
- a CDS encoding HU family DNA-binding protein → MNKSELIDAIAADAGITKAAAKLALESFLGNVGATLKKGGRVSLVGFGSWSVSARAARDGRNPQTGKTIQIAAKNVVKFKAGAELEGAVN